One genomic segment of Tubulanus polymorphus chromosome 4, tnTubPoly1.2, whole genome shotgun sequence includes these proteins:
- the LOC141903630 gene encoding vitamin K-dependent gamma-carboxylase-like isoform X2 codes for MFIDLFGERGLTEVDSRWGDPDNQCYYPLFDFLRPLPLHWMHLLFMVMLTGVIGIIFGCFYRVSCAMFMIPYWYIFWLDKLSWNNHSYLYGLVSIILLLVDANRAWSVDGYIWPRIRNAHVPAWNYGILRFQLFLVYFIAGLKKTDRDWVSGQSMHHLSAHWVFAPFRLIVSRKLVDLIVVHIGGLIIDLSMGYLLYFDVTRPLGFAIGLSFNLMNSQIFSIGMFPWTMMSTMPLYCAADWPIKLYRKLTPVCLHFKLSPLQSSDHCLYDKNQVKPENTQDVKPDHGDGKKVSSPRTNQHQPILRSRAGKYHKLASVYVIVYALIQSFLPYSHFITKGYNNWTQGLYGYSWDMMVHSWNQQHIRITYKDLDTGKIGYLNPEAWTHSRRSRWNAHADMVKQYAACVKAKLEQYDLKNIELYIDVWKSMNRRFQQRMFDPRVDILTAEWSPFRATPWVLPLLYDLSDWRNQIDGITRDLANNTQYTDVVFVADFPGLMLENYVQDDLNLTTIEVLQGQIRVEILEPAIEDGQSGESVKNVTLNVKDQLDLKPGVFHNVHTISSTPSCYMYKFINRTHEELMQKVDEYEKKLKDATEQGKDIMTVMLNDPNVENYKMILMDRKRSADKKTMYPSKLWRQMKASFLNLITGAYKSVLMTEAALYTVFTGNNMMDVIVESNLTGKVNDVSSSLRRWLIPPIPISLVQQTQT; via the exons ATGTTTATAGATTTGTTTGGTGAAAGAGGTTTGACCGAAGTCGATTCCAGGTGGGGCGATCCAGATAATCAATGTTACTATCCTCTATTCGACTTCTTGCGGCCTCTTCCGCTGCACTGGATGCATCTACTATTCATGGTGATGTTAACAG GTGTAATCGGTATAATATTCGGATGTTTCTATCGAGTAAGCTGCGCGATGTTTATGATTCCGTATTGGTATATATTCTGGTTGGACAAACTAAGCTGGAACAATCATTCTTACCTGTACGGTCTCGTTTCTATCATACTCCTGCTCGTCGACGCTAATCGCGCCTG GTCAGTTGATGGTTACATTTGGCCGCGGATAAGAAACGCTCACGTGCCCGCTTGGAACTATGGAATTTTACGATTCCAATTGTTCTTAGTCTACTTCATAGCTGGCTTAAAGAAAACAGATCGCGACTGGGTCAGCGGTCAGTCAATGCACCATCTCTCCGCGCATTGGGTCTTCGCTCCATTCAG GTTGATAGTGAGTAGAAAACTGGTTGATTTGATAGTTGTTCACATCGGTGGTCTGATCATTGATTTGAGTATGGgttatttgttgtattttgacGTGACACGGCCGCTCGGATTCGCCATTGGATTATCTTTCAATCTGATGAACTCGCAAATATTCAGTATCG GTATGTTCCCGTGGACCATGATGTCAACGATGCCCCTCTATTGCGCTGCTGATTGGCCGATAAAGCTCTATCGCAAGCTGACACCGGTCTGCCTGCATTTCAAACTGTCTCCTCTTCAGTCCAGCGATCATTGTTTATACGACAAAAACCAAGTAAAACCAGAGAATACTCAA GATGTAAAACCCGATCATGGGGACGGAAAGAAAGTGTCATCACCGCGGACGAATCAACACCAGCCGATTCTACGGAGTCGAGCCGGAAAATATCATAAACTAGCGAGCGTGTATGTCATCGTGTACGCACTGATTCAATCATTCCTGCCATACTCGCATTTCATTACTAAG GGTTATAACAACTGGACACAGGGTCTGTACGGCTATTCGTGGGATATGATGGTGCATAGCTGGAATCAACAGCATATCCGTATAACGTATAAAGACTTAGATACAGGGAAGATCGGCTATCTGAACCCTGAG GCGTGGACTCACTCTCGGCGTAGTCGCTGGAACGCCCACGCTGATATGGTTAAACAGTACGCTGCTTGCGTTAAAGCTAAACTCGAACAATACGACCTTAAAAACATCGAACTCTACATCGACGTTTGGAAATCTATGAATAGACGATTTCAACAGAG GATGTTTGATCCACGCGTTGATATATTAACAGCCGAGTGGAGTCCATTTCGCGCGACGCCGTGGGTTTTACCCCTGCTCTACGATTTATCCGATTGGCGAAATCAGATCGATGGAATAACGCGAGACCTGGCGAACAATACTCAATATACCGATGTCGTGTTTGTGGCTGATTTTCCAG GTTTGATGTTGGAGAATTACGTTCAAGACGACCTGAACTTGACGACTATCGAAGTACTTCAGGGGCAGATTCGAGTCGAGATATTGGAGCCGGCAATCGAGGATGGGCAGTCCGGTGAAAGTGTCAAAAACGTGACATTGAATGTCAAAGATCAACTGGAT CTGAAACCAGGCGTATTTCACAATGTTCACACTATATCCAGTACACCGTCGTGTTACATGTACAAATTCATCAACAGAACACACGAGGAACTGATGCAGAAAGTCGATGAATATGAAAAGAAACTCAAAGATGCAACCGAACAAGGAAAAG ATATAATGACTGTGATGTTGAACGATCCGAATGTCGAGAATTATAAAATGATTCTGATGGACCGAAAACGTTCGGCTGACAAAAAGACGATGTACCCATCAAAACTGTGGAGACAAATGAAAGCCTCATTTCTTAATTTGATCACCGGCGCTTATAAGAG CGTGCTGATGACTGAAGCTGCATTATACACGGTGTTCACCGGTAACAATATGATGGACGTCATCGTCGAGTCAAACTTAACCGGTAAAGTCAACGACGTTAGTTCATCTCTGAGACGATGGTTAATCCCGCCGATACCGATATCGTTAGTGCAACAAACTCAAACTTAA
- the LOC141903630 gene encoding vitamin K-dependent gamma-carboxylase-like isoform X1, translated as MARTKKPMTEGIAETAGRRDKPGRRMKEVFGFEWSDFRSFEAFTQLAHKPMEPYGLAVMRILFGILMFIDLFGERGLTEVDSRWGDPDNQCYYPLFDFLRPLPLHWMHLLFMVMLTGVIGIIFGCFYRVSCAMFMIPYWYIFWLDKLSWNNHSYLYGLVSIILLLVDANRAWSVDGYIWPRIRNAHVPAWNYGILRFQLFLVYFIAGLKKTDRDWVSGQSMHHLSAHWVFAPFRLIVSRKLVDLIVVHIGGLIIDLSMGYLLYFDVTRPLGFAIGLSFNLMNSQIFSIGMFPWTMMSTMPLYCAADWPIKLYRKLTPVCLHFKLSPLQSSDHCLYDKNQVKPENTQDVKPDHGDGKKVSSPRTNQHQPILRSRAGKYHKLASVYVIVYALIQSFLPYSHFITKGYNNWTQGLYGYSWDMMVHSWNQQHIRITYKDLDTGKIGYLNPEAWTHSRRSRWNAHADMVKQYAACVKAKLEQYDLKNIELYIDVWKSMNRRFQQRMFDPRVDILTAEWSPFRATPWVLPLLYDLSDWRNQIDGITRDLANNTQYTDVVFVADFPGLMLENYVQDDLNLTTIEVLQGQIRVEILEPAIEDGQSGESVKNVTLNVKDQLDLKPGVFHNVHTISSTPSCYMYKFINRTHEELMQKVDEYEKKLKDATEQGKDIMTVMLNDPNVENYKMILMDRKRSADKKTMYPSKLWRQMKASFLNLITGAYKSVLMTEAALYTVFTGNNMMDVIVESNLTGKVNDVSSSLRRWLIPPIPISLVQQTQT; from the exons ATGGCTCGAACAAAAAAGCCGATGACGGAAGGCATCGCGGAGACCGCTGGTCGTCGCGATAAACCAGGCAGACGAATGAAAGAGGTATTCGGCTTCGAATGGTCGGACTTCAGAAGTTTCGAAGCGTTTACGCAATTAGCGCACAAACCTATGGAGCCATATGGGTTAGCGGTTATGAGAATATTGTTCG gtaTTCTGATGTTTATAGATTTGTTTGGTGAAAGAGGTTTGACCGAAGTCGATTCCAGGTGGGGCGATCCAGATAATCAATGTTACTATCCTCTATTCGACTTCTTGCGGCCTCTTCCGCTGCACTGGATGCATCTACTATTCATGGTGATGTTAACAG GTGTAATCGGTATAATATTCGGATGTTTCTATCGAGTAAGCTGCGCGATGTTTATGATTCCGTATTGGTATATATTCTGGTTGGACAAACTAAGCTGGAACAATCATTCTTACCTGTACGGTCTCGTTTCTATCATACTCCTGCTCGTCGACGCTAATCGCGCCTG GTCAGTTGATGGTTACATTTGGCCGCGGATAAGAAACGCTCACGTGCCCGCTTGGAACTATGGAATTTTACGATTCCAATTGTTCTTAGTCTACTTCATAGCTGGCTTAAAGAAAACAGATCGCGACTGGGTCAGCGGTCAGTCAATGCACCATCTCTCCGCGCATTGGGTCTTCGCTCCATTCAG GTTGATAGTGAGTAGAAAACTGGTTGATTTGATAGTTGTTCACATCGGTGGTCTGATCATTGATTTGAGTATGGgttatttgttgtattttgacGTGACACGGCCGCTCGGATTCGCCATTGGATTATCTTTCAATCTGATGAACTCGCAAATATTCAGTATCG GTATGTTCCCGTGGACCATGATGTCAACGATGCCCCTCTATTGCGCTGCTGATTGGCCGATAAAGCTCTATCGCAAGCTGACACCGGTCTGCCTGCATTTCAAACTGTCTCCTCTTCAGTCCAGCGATCATTGTTTATACGACAAAAACCAAGTAAAACCAGAGAATACTCAA GATGTAAAACCCGATCATGGGGACGGAAAGAAAGTGTCATCACCGCGGACGAATCAACACCAGCCGATTCTACGGAGTCGAGCCGGAAAATATCATAAACTAGCGAGCGTGTATGTCATCGTGTACGCACTGATTCAATCATTCCTGCCATACTCGCATTTCATTACTAAG GGTTATAACAACTGGACACAGGGTCTGTACGGCTATTCGTGGGATATGATGGTGCATAGCTGGAATCAACAGCATATCCGTATAACGTATAAAGACTTAGATACAGGGAAGATCGGCTATCTGAACCCTGAG GCGTGGACTCACTCTCGGCGTAGTCGCTGGAACGCCCACGCTGATATGGTTAAACAGTACGCTGCTTGCGTTAAAGCTAAACTCGAACAATACGACCTTAAAAACATCGAACTCTACATCGACGTTTGGAAATCTATGAATAGACGATTTCAACAGAG GATGTTTGATCCACGCGTTGATATATTAACAGCCGAGTGGAGTCCATTTCGCGCGACGCCGTGGGTTTTACCCCTGCTCTACGATTTATCCGATTGGCGAAATCAGATCGATGGAATAACGCGAGACCTGGCGAACAATACTCAATATACCGATGTCGTGTTTGTGGCTGATTTTCCAG GTTTGATGTTGGAGAATTACGTTCAAGACGACCTGAACTTGACGACTATCGAAGTACTTCAGGGGCAGATTCGAGTCGAGATATTGGAGCCGGCAATCGAGGATGGGCAGTCCGGTGAAAGTGTCAAAAACGTGACATTGAATGTCAAAGATCAACTGGAT CTGAAACCAGGCGTATTTCACAATGTTCACACTATATCCAGTACACCGTCGTGTTACATGTACAAATTCATCAACAGAACACACGAGGAACTGATGCAGAAAGTCGATGAATATGAAAAGAAACTCAAAGATGCAACCGAACAAGGAAAAG ATATAATGACTGTGATGTTGAACGATCCGAATGTCGAGAATTATAAAATGATTCTGATGGACCGAAAACGTTCGGCTGACAAAAAGACGATGTACCCATCAAAACTGTGGAGACAAATGAAAGCCTCATTTCTTAATTTGATCACCGGCGCTTATAAGAG CGTGCTGATGACTGAAGCTGCATTATACACGGTGTTCACCGGTAACAATATGATGGACGTCATCGTCGAGTCAAACTTAACCGGTAAAGTCAACGACGTTAGTTCATCTCTGAGACGATGGTTAATCCCGCCGATACCGATATCGTTAGTGCAACAAACTCAAACTTAA
- the LOC141903589 gene encoding 26S proteasome regulatory subunit 6B: protein MDEIGIVIPAEKVEENAGGEGPRPTTGQNYTTGFDPLSSEFDDMYVKYKKLQRQLEFLEVQEEYIKDEQKNLKKEYLHAQEEVKRIQSVPLVIGQFLEAVDQNTGIVGSTTGSNYYVRILSTIDRELLKPSASVALHKHSNALVDVLPPEADSSITMLQSDEKPDVTYGDIGGMDIQKQEVREAVELPLTHFDLYSQIGIEPPRGVLMFGPPGCGKTMLAKAVAHHTTAAFIRVVGSEFVQKYLGEGPRMVRDVFRLAKENAPAIIFIDEIDAIATKRFDAQTGADREVQRILLELLNQMDGFDQTINVKVIMATNRADTLDPALLRPGRLDRKIEFPMPDRRQKRLIFSTITGKMNLSEEVDLEDYVARPDKISGADINAIVQEAGMQAVRENRYVVLAKDFEKGYKNNIKKDEQEHEFYK from the coding sequence ATGGACGAAATTGGCATTGTCATCCCCGCTGAAAAAGTCGAAGAAAATGCCGGAGGAGAAGGCCCCAGACCGACGACTGGTCAGAATTACACGACCGGTTTCGATCCTCTGTCCAGCGAGTTCGACGACATGTACGTCAAATACAAGAAACTCCAACGACAACTCGAATTCCTCGAGGTTCAAGAGGAATACATCAAAGACGAGCagaaaaacctgaaaaaagaGTATCTGCATGCTCAGGAAGAGGTGAAACGAATCCAGAGCGTACCGCTGGTCATCGGTCAGTTCCTCGAGGCGGTCGACCAGAATACGGGAATCGTCGGCTCAACGACCGGTTCTAATTACTACGTGCGAATCCTGTCGACGATCGACCGCGAGCTTTTGAAACCGAGCGCCAGCGTCGCGTTACACAAACACTCGAACGCATTAGTCGACGTGTTACCCCCGGAGGCTGACAGCAGCATCACGATGTTACAATCCGACGAAAAACCGGACGTAACGTACGGGGATATCGGCGGAATGGATATCCAGAAACAGGAGGTGCGCGAGGCGGTCGAATTACCGCTGACGCATTTCGACCTGTACAGCCAGATCGGAATCGAGCCTCCGCGCGGGGTGTTGATGTTCGGGCCGCCGGGTTGCGGTAAAACGATGCTCGCGAAGGCGGTCGCGCATCACACGACCGCGGCGTTCATCCGCGTCGTTGGGTCGGAGTTCGTTCAGAAGTATCTCGGCGAGGGTCCGCGTATGGTCCGCGACGTGTTCCGTCTGGCGAAGGAGAACGCGCCGGCGATCATATTCATCGACGAAATCGACGCGATCGCGACGAAGCGGTTCGACGCGCAGACCGGCGCCGATCGCGAGGTCCAGCGAATTCTGCTCGAGTTATTGAATCAGATGGATGGTTTCGATCAAACGATCAACGTGAAGGTGATCATGGCGACGAATCGCGCCGATACGCTCGATCCCGCGTTGCTGCGTCCCGGGCGGCTCGATCGTAAAATCGAATTCCCGATGCCCGATCGGCGTCAGAAGCGGTTGATATTCTCGACGATCACGGGGAAGATGAATTTGAGCGAGGAGGTCGATTTGGAGGATTACGTCGCGCGGCCCGATAAAATCAGCGGCGCCGATATCAACGCAATCGTTCAGGAGGCCGGTATGCAGGCCGTCCGCGAGAACCGTTACGTAGTGTTGGCGAAAGATTTCGAGAAAGGTTACAAGAATAACATCAAGAAAGACGAACAAGAACATGAAttctataaataa